In Sorghum bicolor cultivar BTx623 chromosome 10, Sorghum_bicolor_NCBIv3, whole genome shotgun sequence, one genomic interval encodes:
- the LOC110431074 gene encoding uncharacterized protein LOC110431074, translating to MRGFTVKIPSELFHLPGADIQLHVDFQDMYNLLREEDLNIVQITLFSLLTVTISNKRHHPILYLSPMHIAERVIKGFQITDPELTVRQREKKYEENMKEEKKKLSRYIFEVMKKLNPDGPHCIMAAYHFGNDLAGGHWVAFLVYPQDGRAVIFDSLQVPNRKGYKAFEDCLK from the exons ATGAGAGGTTTCACCGTCAAGATTCCCTCAGAGTTGTTCCACTTGCCCGGTGCCGATATTCAGCTGCATGTGGACTTCCAGGACATGTACAATCTATTGCGGGAAGAAGACCTTAACATCGTCCAAATCACCTTATTCTCTCT GTTGACGGTCACTATTAGCAACAAAAGGCACCATCCTATCCTATACCTCTCTCCAATGCATATTGCTGAGAGAGTGATCAAGGGTTTCCAGATAACGGACCCAGAGTTGACCGTGCGGCAGAGGGAAAAGAAGTACGAAGAAAACATGaaagaggagaagaagaaattgTCAAGGTACATCTTTGAGgtaatgaagaagctcaacccgGATGGGCCGCATTGTATTATGGCTGCctaccactttgg AAATGACCTAGCCGGCGGCCACTGGGTTGCCTTCCTCGTCTATCCTCAAGATGGCCGGGCTGTTATATTTGACTCGTTACAGGTACCGAACAGAAAGGGGTACAAGGCCTTCGAAGACTGCTTGAAATAG